The stretch of DNA GACATTTAACttgttattaaaaaattataattttgagTTCCGTCTGTTTTCGGTTTGGTACCTTAATTAGAGGTTTTGCTATCTGTCTTAAATGAAGACTGACAACAGGATTATTTACACTAATGGcgagaaaaaacatttttatactaTATATTAAGAATTTAAATGGGTCATGACAGGTCCGGAGGCACAGCCATGTTGTGTCGTACGGTCATGTTTATGCTGCTTTCATCAAAACGTTATATTCCTTTAATTCTCAGTGCTGGGCCTCATTTGTTTTAAGCAGTGCAGTAGACGCTCACTACACATGTTCTACAATCAAAAAGTTTCTTACCTGGTGGTAACTGTTTACTGTTCAAATGTATACCTGAAGCTcttactgtatttgtatgttttatgatatattttttattcatttgtataattttttttttttaaccagctaggcctgttttgtttttgtgtcaaaaaGTCTACTATAGTGCAAGCAAGAGTTCAACAATGGGATGAAAAGTACTGAGATGCTATTGTTGAAGCCAAGTGCaatgtgggggggggttgtttccAGAAAGTTTGCAgtgagaagaaaggaagagtggaagagtgtttattttatgtttaactaTGTTAAATGCTTTATTGGGTGAAGTTGTGCCACATACTTGAGGCGGGAGCTTGTTTGAGAAAGTGGGACGTTGTGGGAGAAAACACCCCTCTGGCTGTCTGGTGCCCTGTGTGAGCGAGAGCAGCGTGTTTGAAATGGAGTTTTTATGGGATCTTCTTTGATTCTGTGGAAAGGAGATGTCCAACATTGTATTTGTGGGGTTGCTTACTGTTCTAGAAAAAGCCGAATACAGTTTGACTTAACCTATGCATTCAGagtctgatatttttatatacagtacgtCCTGTGTACTtgtagaaataataataaggcACTGTTTAAAGTCGCGTGTTTTCGTTCTGGAGACCTGTATCTGTTCTTTGATAAAGCATGGTGAATTACTTGAtctcttccctctttttctctcaacgTGGCTTGTGTCCATCTGACTAATTGAGGCACATTTTAATGTGCACAGTTTGAATATCTGTCTTAATTCTCACTTTGAATGAAGGGACCGGTTACATGTATTTCGTGGCTTCTGCTGCAGACCACCATGGTGGGGGTAAACTCCCCAGCAGTGAATTGAAATGCGTGTTTCAGCTGAGAGCCACTAGAGGGAGCAGAACAGCAAATATTGGCATTAGGTGAGCCATATGCTGTAGTACCAGAATGTACATGCCACTTAAAGTGATGATAGGAGGAtggctttttttctgcctgGATTCAATTGAATTCATAAAAAGTATATTAAAATGTGCTATTTATATACCAGCCCAATTCACCATTATAAGGAAATGCACTAGTGTCTGAATGCCTTCTGAAAGTAGGGTCTCTGTGAGGTAAACATGATGCCTCAATTGCCAAGTAACCGTCTCAGGTTTGGCCATTTAGTGTAAATTACTGTAAGGTTTCGGGACTAACTGAAAACTCTTTAtatgattaaattaaaacaattctCATGCAGGTCTAAAAGtagtaaataaaaactttttctcCAGTGCTGATGCATGTAATGTGTGGGAAGAATAATCTTCATTTGTGTGTTAAGGTCTGTTTGAAAGAGATTTTTCACCTGCTTTTGCATCaatcttttcattattgaacattggggggaaaaatgaaaattgaaagtGTAGCAACATTCAAAGGCAAATTACATACACTTTTATTAGGATAAGATCCCACCTGCACATTGATTCTAATAAACcactgaataataattttttaccAGACCAAATTTTCTGACCCATCGGCCTATGAGTCAACTATATGGATAAATCTTCTCTCATGGGATTTGTTCTTTTATATATCGGGATCTAgcacattttctggaaaaatctGCTGGCAAACTCCAAAATAGCCAGGTGGAAATTTGGCTAGGCAAACAGATCAAATACCCAACAAATAATAGTTTGTCACCACATTGATGCGAAAGAGGCTTGAGTTTTACCTCGGATTATATTTTCAGCTCAAGTGAAATAAAGCTGATATATTGACTTACACAAATAACTGCTGGTCAATCAAACTATTCTACTTACTGGTACAAATGTTCACAGATTGGTTTAGACTTCCTTTGAACCTTTAATGAAACATGCCAGTTTATTACCACTTATTAGATGCATTattaacactaaaaaaaaaagaaacatttctggAAATGTTCCTTATTTCAAGGCTCAATATTGTTGTTCCGTCCAGCTGTGGTTTTGTCTTTGGCCCGTCCATTCACTTTTGACCTGCATTTGAGCAGCAAGCCAATCTTGTACATCCTGTTATGAACTTAACCGACGagacattttgttatgttcCCTTTCTGATTTAAAGAACATAAACAACACCTAAGTTATGGTCATACTGCCACATTTGTGTATCTGTGAAATCCTTAACCTCTTCAGGGAAATGAATACAATAGTGCTCATGTGGTGAGCAGATGTTCAGGCACTGCAATCTGGTGAGCACAAATATTGCATAATCTGAGCAGAACAGTGTTGAGAAagttaattgtgtgtgtatgtgcagtccaaaagcagggacagaggaatgTACGGCAGGACATATACATTTCACTGAAAGCCCGTGAATCCGTGCATGTATGcctgcatgtctgtccattggcatgttgtgttgtgtgtctagACTGGGGCTGAGGGATCAGCTTAGGGCCCTGCTGTGGCGGGACGTGTCTCTCTCCTTTGTTCTGGAGTGAGACACTCATAATAAGCTTAGTATGAACAGTCATAACACCTCCATTGTTTTGAACCAGCTCCGCCAGCTTCCCAGGCCTCAGCCATGGGCAAGAGAAGCCGTGGGCCTGCATGGTCAAGAACCCCTAAGAGCATTTTAGAAATGGAGGCAGAAGGCGATGTTACTCGCAGGTACGCTCCTTGGTGGATGTGCTTGGACTACGGCCCGTGGTGCAATTTGTGCCCCTCGCTAACAGGCATAATGCACAAAGCTACAGTACAGAGCTACTTATTTACAACAGAAATGCATGCATGACACTGTAAAGCCACAGAGATTAATGGTGTAACTGTTGGAGTATGATAAACAGTAGCTTAAACATGTAAATCCCAACATCCCGTGACTGAGTCATGAATATGAATACAGTAAGTCATCCTATAAATGTCGTGTGTCAGCCATCTTATCCTTCCTCTTTCTTAACTGTGCAGACTGCACACTGGACGATTTAAGGGGATGCATTTTGATAACAGGACTTTGAACTCAGTCTCCCGTGTTGGTAGACAGGTGACTACCTGCCTGTCACCCCGCGACCCCCATTTCCATGTTTGCGAAATCTCATGAGATACCGTATACTTGGAAGAACTTCCCGTGGACCACAACAGACACTAAACAGTGACGCCCATTTCTGCCGCCTTTGAAGTAAAAATCCCATCTTACAAGGATAGAAGTGACGGCAGAATTTCCGATCGTAGCGGCGATACTAAGTAAGTGTAGTGGTCCTACCAACCCGAACGACCCATGTGACATTGATTAGGATCCGTGAGACGTATTAGGTCACAGCCTCCTCCCTAAGcccaaaaaacatttcctccagCATGTAAGGGCAACAGTGGGAGGAAGATTTTATGAAGATTCAGTTTACCTTCATTGGTAAACAGTGCTGTGCAATCTCTTTCCCGTCGGACTCATATTTGCTTCTCAGGTTCTCGAAAATCCCCGAAGCAATTCGTCTCATGGCCTCTTGCTTGTTTAAACACCAATACATtccatatttttattaaaaatgccaTGTTAAACTTTGTTGACTGATATCTATCTCATATTATGTCTGAACATTGTGATACTTAACTGGACTTGATTGCTACCtttttatgaaaatgtcttATCCTTGAGAGAATATGCACGGTTGTGAGAGggtgcaaaaacaaacatcaaaccGCAAAAACCACAAATCTCCATATTGCTAGTCAACTGAAAATAAACCTTAATGGAGACATCACATGAGTTGCCAAGTTGTTTTGAACCGGGCTCAGAAAGATGGCGAGGGTGCACAGAGAAGGTCAAAGTCACGGTCTGTTTTCAAACAATACATGTGCTGAAGGCAGATAGACTGTCGGAGCGCCCAGCGTGGGGTCCCCCGTGTGGCTTTATTCAATATGTGACATGCCCTGTAGCCCCAGTGTCGGCTATGCTGGGAATGCAGGGTCTTGAGGGGTGAAGGTTAGGGGTGGAGGTCCAGATGGGGCGAGTGGCTGAgcagacactgaaaacacagcttgacagtgtttgtgcatttgcatGCATTTGAGAGCaggcacttgtgtgtgtgtgtgtgtgtgtgtgtgtgtgtgtgtgtgtgtgtgtgtgtgtgtgtgtgtgtgtgtgtgtgtgtgtgtgtgtgtgtgtgtgtgtgttaaacgAGTAAGATGAATCTGTACTTCCATTCTCTATAAGCAAATCCTTGTAAATCGCTAGAATTGCCAGCTCAATAATCCTTGTTTGTTTAGCACATTCACGAAATACTTATACTTGGGTACTTGTCTATGTGCAGGCAGGTATATGAATGTtacctgtgtgcatgtgttagtgtttgtgtatgtgtgtgcctgtgtgtgttttcagagagGGCTCACAGACAGCAGACGGGACTGAGACTGCAGGGTTTGGCCCGGAGAGCACTGGGCCTCTTTGGACTCAGCAGGGACTCAGCTTGGGAAGCACAGACTCCATATcaacacacgcacgcgcgcaaacacgcacacacacacacacacacacacacacacacacacacacacacacacacacacgatgaagctattaaaatattgaattttttgtTCATCTATAAAGATAAAGGTTGAccggctttttttttaactttcaggTTTTTAGGCTGTGTCACTGTTTGCTCAGAACTGTAGCAAAAAACCTTTGCAATCTGCCCTGCTTCAGGTTTATCCTGTCTGTGTAATCACTAACCAAACTAGACGGTATTCCAACACTGACGACgctttaaacattaaaatgtcatgattTCTGAGCGTGACTTTCTGTTTAATTTAACCAAAAGTGTTTCACGTCATCCACGTGTACATCTTACAGCTGAGGTctgtactgtttttaattaatgcagtttaatacttCCATGTGTGGCACAGACTGAGAACTTTGGCATATACAACCTGATCAACATGAGGAATGTTGATCAGGTTGTCATGATGTGTCAGGTTGCACCTTTCctggattacaaaaaaaaaaaaaaactgttaaaactgaGCCACCACACTAGAAAATTAGCATTTCACAccattgtattatattttactgtatgtttgtgtttttgtgcatatgcTCATCACTAACACACCTCGCTGGTTGGGGCATTTCCAGAGAGATTTCCAGTGGCTTATTCACGGAAACCACAGTATGACCTACGGCTCCTAATTGGAGTTTCCAGGACATTTTACAACACATGCcataacacataaaacaaacggACCCGTCTGAGGACGCGGGCTCTATCATCTGCATCTGTTTAATTGGAACTAGTGTGTTATGTGATCCCAGAATGGTACGGTGGTGGTTGATCCTACACTGGCTGCATTCACTGTTACACTGCCATATGCAAAATGGTGGATCCAGTGCGGAAGAAACTGAAGTCACAGTAtctaaaatattatatattacataccatacatactatatattacaaacatattacaaaaatgtttgggTCTCCACAACAGGTGGATTGCTATGGATGCTATGGCATCTCCATCTGGCAGACCAGTGTACCTGTTACCACCTGTCTACCTGCAGAGTTTGGCTGCTTTTGGACTTGGACTTTTGGAGGTACAGAAACTttgaggaaggaagaagagcaggaggaggaaaaggaacaAGTAGTAGTAGGAGGCAGATTGAAAGTTAAACCTAATTACCATCCAGACTGTGGAGCTATTGTacaaatagatttaaaaaaaaacaaccttagcAATCCATATTTAATGCGTGGTGTAAAATTAGaacatataataaaataataaagtgatatagATCAGCCCCACACTTTGTTATACAGTTTCGGAGGAAGTTAACCGAGACTGAAAGAACTGCTCTGAGCTTCAGTGCCATCTTCTGGAGACTGACATCCAGTTCGCCTGGACGGGAGAGCCTTGGCACTACTCGGCGCTCTGGCATCACGCAGCCCTGCCGGGTTTTAAGTTGATCCCATGcgacaaaaagacaaaagatgcgCGGCATAATGCGAAATTCTGCAGAACCGTCACTATTAGCTGAGGTGGAAGTtgaagttgaaggagctgcGCCGCAGTGTGACCGTTTAATACAAATGAGCTCATTTATTTATAGGTTTTAGTCAGTAGCCTTTTATCGTTAcccctattttttttaaatgtgtgaagaCGCCATTCTAAAACGTTTAGTTCTTGCACGAACTGTATACTAAATTTAtctcctacatttttttttattataataactGAATATCTCCATCTCCTTTGCAGCGACTTTGCAAGCTAAGGGTTAAGGCAGCCGGCGCCTTACGCACAGGTGTCTCGCCAGTCCTATATGAAACAGCGCCGTTTCAAACCGTTGGagaaccccctttttttttttttttttttttcccccctttcatTAAGTTGATCATAACTGTAACTCAGCTGGGATTTGCTGTCCGACCAGACAGGCCACTGTAATTCATGTAGTTAGATCTTAAGTGGGTTTGCACACCGCAGCCCTAATCTCTCGCTGCTATTAAACGTGGAGCGACCAACCTGGAGAGCTCTACACACCGAGACCGGTTCCGCGCGCTCAGATTGCCGCTGTTTCTATGCTGCATCTCATTCCAGAGCTAAGTTCAAAGACTTTTTGCCAAACTTTGAGGTCGTGTTAAACGCAGTTGTCTCTCGTTGGACTTGTTTTTCTCCCAGATTTTTAGTGTCCGTTCTGCTACGCGCCGGATATGTGGTGGATGCTGTTTCCCCGATGGATTTGGTTTCTACTGGCGCACGGTTACACTATACTCCTTTATATGGACAGTTGTGGTGTGAGAGCAATGCCTATGTCTGTGGCAAAGGTGGTGTACTCCCACGCGGGTCTTTGCCCGAATGACCTGAACCCCAACCTGTGGGTAGATGCTATGAGCACCTGTATGCGCGAGTGTGAATCCGACCAGGTGAGTTCTCCTGCCACCGACGGCGATGAAGCCGGCTGCATGTGAAATGTGAAGAACCACAGAGCATAGACGCAGTTCGTCTGCAGTCGAAGCTGCTGGAAGTATGTCAGGCTGTGTGGTAATATCTTGAAAAATGAGGCAGAATAATTtcattagattaaaaaaaaactgttgaacaAATCGGTTTACGTTggtatgatatatatatatatatatatatatatatatatatatatatatatatatatatacatatcaatATACACCCATCTATCTCTCTAAATGACATTAAAAGTCATTACTCAGTCTAGCAAATCACACATTCCATGAGGTGttcaaatacattcaaatacagTTCGACcttattcttttgttttggatCTTGCATATTTTCGTGTGCATTGCAGAGAATTAAAGAGCTACTTTTGGGGTACTATATACCAAAGTTGCAATAATTGTCAAGGttgaacaaacaaccaaaaacaattGGCTACATAGTGCCTTGTATTGTTTTCTGGTCCAGCCTCTAAGTGTAATTCTTCCGATGTTTATGAAGCTCAGACGTTTCCCACAGTCTACTAAAAATGCATGTGGACTTCGCAGAACTGGAAAACAACAGGTTCTGCCAGATCCTTTGGCAGACCGGGATCTCATTTTAGACAGAACCCCCCTAAATCTTAAACAGCCAAATGACCAAATTACCAGTTCCCAACAGTTcccctgtttttctttgctctgtgcATGAGTTGCTGCATGGGGGATTAAAAGAAATAGAGCAATCAGAAaccaaacacaataaaaataatcttagtggttatgtaatgttacattttttgacTATTCATGTTGTGCTATCATGAACTCAACCACAGAAAACATGCATTTAAAGAACCCTCTGGTCTAAATTCAGCGCAATGAAATACGCCGGCAATATTTTGTTATGAGGATTTCATCAAGAATCAAACCTTTTTTATGCagtatcttttttctttttcacactgaATCACAACTGCAGAAAAACGAATATGCTGGTATGTGGTACAGaagttttgtgtcttttccaTCTTTAGGACTGTGAGACGTTTGAGAAGTGCTGCCCTAATGTATGTGGCAACAAGAGCTGTGTGGCAGCACGCTATATAGACATCAAGGGCAACAAGGGCCCCATTGGAATGCCAAAGGGCGCCACCTGCGACAAGTTCATGTGCTCTCAGCAAGGGTCGGAGTGTGACATCTGGGATGGCCAGCCTGTTTGTAAGTGCCGGGACCGCTGTGAGAGGGAACCCCACTTCACGTGTGCTTCTGACGGCATGACATATTATAACAAGTGCTACATGGATGCAGAGGCCTGTTCCAAGGGTATCTCTATCTCTGAGGTCACCTGCAGGTAACATGTTAAGTACTTTAGATctctactttttgtttttggtgtgaTGAGGTaaagttgtcttttttcagTCGTCACAAttaagacatttgaaaaacacaactttttttctggtgtagaaaaatgtatgtgtacTTATACGTAGTAAAGTATAGTTTATGGTGTCAGTAGAGTTAAAGAAGAGCCTTTGACATACCCTGGCTCTGACTAATTCCTTTCTTATTCAACCTACCCACAGGTACCATCTGACCTGGCCCAACACCAGCCCAATCCCTGCAGAGACCACCCTACATCCCACCACCGCCCTCCAGACCACCCTCCCAGCTGACGTCCAGCTCCCCACCATACACAGCGGCCCCACCCAGCTGGCTGTTTTTGTCGGAGAGACAGCTAGCTTCCTGTGTGAGGTGTCTGGGAAGCCACATCCGGAAATCACCTGGGAGAAACAGCTGAAGGGCAAAGAGAACAACATAATGAGGCCTAATCATGTCCGAGGGAACGTCGTGGTTACTAACATTGGCCAGCTGGTCATATACAATGCACAGCTTCAGGATGCCGGCATCTATACGTGCACAGCCAAAAATGTCGGGGGAAGTGTATCATCACACTTTCCCTTGGTAGTGATCAGGAGAGAAGTGAAAGGTAAGAATGCAGAGGGGAATAGTACCAACCTGCCTTTTCCAGCTGAGGAGTGCCTTAAGAGCCCAGACACAGATGACTGTGGAGAAGAGAGCATGAGCTGGCACTACGAACCAAAGAGGAACAATTGCTTCACCTTCACCTACAGCCAGTGCAATAAAAACCGTAACCATTTTGACACCTACGAAGCCTGCATGCTGTCATGTGGAGGAGAGCTAGCGGCTCCCTGTAGCCTACCGAGCCTCCAAGGGCCTTGCAAGGCTTACGAGCCTCGCTGGGCCTATAGCAGCAGCCTCAAAAATTGCCAGTCCTTTGTCTATGGAGGCTGCGGTGGCAACGAGAACAACTTTGAGTCCAAAGAGGCCTGTGAAGAGATGTGCCCCTTTCCGAAGAACCATAACTGCAAGATGTGTAAACCCCGAGGCAAAATGGTCACCAGCTTCTGCAAGAGTGACTTTGTGATCCTGGGGCGTGTGACCGAGCTGACAGAGGAGCAAGAGTCGGGCCACGCTTTGGTGACAGTGGAGGAGATCTTGAAGGATGAAAAGATGGGTCTGAGGTTCTTCGGCAAAGAACCGCTGGAGGTGGCCCTTCTGAACATGGACTGGAACTGCCCCTGCCCCAATATCACTGTGGCCGACGGCCAGCTCATCATCATGGGAGATGTTCACAACGGCATGGCCATACTGCAGCCCGACAGCTTTGTAGGCTCCTCCAGCACTCGTCGAATCAGGAAGCTCCGTGAGGTTATCCACAAGAAAACCTGCGACTTCCTTAAAGATTTCTCTGCCGTCCAGTAGAGTCCTTTAAAATCTCACACTCACTGAAAGTcagttgtgttgttttcagattATTCCAAGCTCCAGTGACCTCACCAGTCTGACCGACTGCAAGTAAACACAAAACTAGTAACTTATCTGTaacattggatttttttgttgcctgtttaaggtgtttttctttccttcgtTTGCTCCTTATTGCTCAGTAGaccttgaaaaaaatctaataatcaTGTGTCATAGTTgtaattgatcatttttgtcagttattttcattcatgatttCATCACAGATGCAGTGTCAAaactgtccctttttttttattagaatcAGGCTTAGACAGTTTTGCTGTAAACACCTGGGGCACACTGTCTGAGAAAGGCAAGTAGAATAGATATAGTCACAAGCATTTACCCTGTACAAAGTATTTAATCTTTGTAACTGTTTATAACAATAACATT from Xiphias gladius isolate SHS-SW01 ecotype Sanya breed wild chromosome 3, ASM1685928v1, whole genome shotgun sequence encodes:
- the wfikkn2a gene encoding WAP, Kazal, immunoglobulin, Kunitz and NTR domain-containing protein 2, whose amino-acid sequence is MWWMLFPRWIWFLLAHGYTILLYMDSCGVRAMPMSVAKVVYSHAGLCPNDLNPNLWVDAMSTCMRECESDQDCETFEKCCPNVCGNKSCVAARYIDIKGNKGPIGMPKGATCDKFMCSQQGSECDIWDGQPVCKCRDRCEREPHFTCASDGMTYYNKCYMDAEACSKGISISEVTCRYHLTWPNTSPIPAETTLHPTTALQTTLPADVQLPTIHSGPTQLAVFVGETASFLCEVSGKPHPEITWEKQLKGKENNIMRPNHVRGNVVVTNIGQLVIYNAQLQDAGIYTCTAKNVGGSVSSHFPLVVIRREVKGKNAEGNSTNLPFPAEECLKSPDTDDCGEESMSWHYEPKRNNCFTFTYSQCNKNRNHFDTYEACMLSCGGELAAPCSLPSLQGPCKAYEPRWAYSSSLKNCQSFVYGGCGGNENNFESKEACEEMCPFPKNHNCKMCKPRGKMVTSFCKSDFVILGRVTELTEEQESGHALVTVEEILKDEKMGLRFFGKEPLEVALLNMDWNCPCPNITVADGQLIIMGDVHNGMAILQPDSFVGSSSTRRIRKLREVIHKKTCDFLKDFSAVQ